Genomic DNA from Desulfofundulus luciae:
TTGGTAAAACGGTGGAAGTGGATCACTTTTACTTTATCATTGGTGGATCACTTTCACATTATCAGGTGGATCAATTTTATATTGACAAACGCAGATACTATGCAAATAAATCATAAACAGATTCTGGTATTGAAATCTGGTGACTAAAAATAACCACTTCTTGCCCCTTATAACATTTGTTAGCACTATAATTTAAATTATAAATCATCTGTCGATAATTATGATAGAAAGCTTTAATTTCATTAACATTATCATAAGTTATAACCCAAAATTTATCTTCGACCTTAGTTATAAATTCAGCTATTCTTTTATGATCATCATAATTATAGTAATTTAAATATAAATCCTTACCTTTATTAAAGTATGGAGGATCAAGATAAATCAAAGTTTTATACGGGGTTGTTGGCAAAATGTCACTTAAAAAATCCATGGCGTCTTTGTTTGCTAAATATATCCTATCCTTATATAGTGCAATTCTTTCAATTCGTTTGATTAATTCAACCTTATTATACCGTGCGTCAATTTTCCATTTTCCATTTTGATTTATTCCGCCAATCACCCCCCCTTTATTCAATATACCAGATCTATTAGTCCTGTTTAGAAAAAAAGCAGCAAAACCAAGGTCAATTGTTGACACATTATCTTGATTATAATAAATCAGTCTTTGTCTCTTCCATTCATCCATATTAACTGGAGTATCGTATATTTTCTTACATAATATTTCAGTTTCATTTAATACTGAAAACCAAAATGAATATATTGCCCTGTCAATATCATTTATAAAAACTTTTATTACATATTCATTTATTAAAAGGTCAAGGGCCACTGAAGCACCACCACAATATGGTTCAATGTAATAACCATCACATAGCATGTTTGCTTCGCAAAGCAATTTAAAAAAACGACCTAGTTTCGCTTTGCCACCAGGATAACGTAATGGCGAATAGTATTGCATATTATCATATCCTTTATATCTGATTCCATAGTGTTATAATAAATGGCTCAATGTTATCCCATACTAGCTTTAAATCACTTGCAATTGGATTAAAGTTTTTATTATGTATATAAGAATGAAACGTATTTATTGACATTATATTATTAGGATCAGATACCGAAGTCTTAATACCTTTTGACTGATGTTTGTCTAAGTAGCCATTTGCCTCAAGATAATCTGCAACTGCTTGAACCTTAATATGTAATTTTGTATCCTTATCCATTTTGGGTAATTTATATTTTTCTATAAAGGCATCAATAGACAATTCAATAAATACTCTGAATAAAACAGCTCCTGCATTACAAAAATTATCTAAATCAAGATCTTTTAGCTCTCGGTATATTTTGTTTATTCTTGGATTATTGATAGGTATTATACAACTTTTCGGTATTAACGTCTTTCTTTTTGTTGATAATGGTTTATTTCTCTGCCTCGTTGGACCCCTTTCTTTTTTGTTTCTTTCAAGGGTCAACGCAGACATTAATTCCCACTTCTGGTCTAGTGTTTTTGTTTTATCAGGTATATCATTTTTTGTAAAACTTTCGATATAATTCAACCTATCATCTTTGTAGTATATTTGTTTTACAGTAAAATCATCTCGTAATAAATCATTAACAATCCTCTTTAAGGGCTTAATTACTTCATCAGGTTCTAATCTAGAAACCACTTTTCCATTTTCAATTTCAATACCTATCATTCCTCTTACATCCGGATCAGATAGCAACCTTTGCAGACTTGATAATGGGACTTCTTTTAATTGTTTTTTAAACTCTTCTTCAATATTATCTTGATTCTTTAGAAATTCAATTACTTGCAATGAATATTTAGCTTTACCCTCCATTCTTTCTTCAAACCTTGCTTTTTGTTGAGCATCCCAGCTTACCGTACCAATTCCATCATTTTCACCTGTATGCTTTAATCTTATCCACTTATAAGATTCTTTTTCATCCGAAAATATTATGCAAGGAATTTCAACTATTGGATTCTTCTCAAAGCTTTCATTAAGTTGCTTAAATTTTCTATATAACGATTTGTGTTTTTCTAATATAAGGTTTGGATTATTTAATAACTTCAAGGCAACAATTCGTCTATTGCCTTCAAGTACAACAAATTGCGATTCATTTTTTTCATAAGGGGTTACCATAATTAAATCAGATGGATTTAATCCATTAGCAAGAATATCCTCAGCCAGTTTCACGAGTTTATCTTTTTGCTCTTCAATCATAAGCTGTATTGCCTCTTGTTGGTTTGATACCATCTCATATCTTGGATTTTCAGTATTGACTAGCAACGATGTTAATGGTATTAATTTAATCTCCATTGTTAACACCTCTCTTCTTGCTTACATCAGTAAAGTCGTTAACTTTTTAGCCATCTAATAAATACTCTACTCCCACGCCAGCTTTTCTACCGCTCTTTCTAAATCTTTCGCCCCTGGCCTGGTATATCTTGCTGTCGTGTTCAGGCTAGTATGTCCGGCCAGCACGGCCACCAGATCTAAACTCTCCCCTGCATCCACCAGCATCTTGCAGAAGGTGTGCCGCAACTGGTGAGGCGTGACTTCCACCCCCGCCAGCCGAGCGTATTTCTCCAGAACCTTTTCGGCAGTCCGGGCGGTCATGTGTTCTTTTCGCCCGGGAAAAAGCCAGTCACCGCCGGGATGGACGGCCAGCCACTCCTGGATTATCCTCCGGACCGTAACGTTCAACGGCACTTCCCTGCGTTTTCCACCCTTGCCCTCCCGGACCGTCACCCAGCCTGAGCGCTCCCGGATTACCACGTCTTCCACATGCAGCGATACCGCCTCGGAGATCCGCAGGCCGGCGTGCAGTAGAATCGCCAGCAACGCCCGGTCCCTGGGAATGCCGTACTTCTGTACCGCTCTCATCAGTGCTCCCAATTCCTGTCTTGTGAGCCACCTGGGAGCTCCACGCTGCTCCGGGACCCTCTTAATACCCTCCGTCGGATCGGAAGGAATCAGGCCATTGGACGCAGCCCACGAAAAAAAGGACGACAGGGCATCCAGATGAAGGTTTATTGTAGCCGGCTTGCGATTCCTGCTTAACAGGTATCGACGGTAATCAGCTACATCCAGCGCTGTGACGAAGGCCGGGTCGAATGGAGATCCGGTTGTATCCTCCAACCATCTCATGAAACTGCGCAAGGCTCCTGTATATGCTGTTATGGTTCTCAAAGAACAATTACGACCCTTCAAGTGTACAATAAACCCATCCAGTACCAACTACAGCTCCCCCTTGTTGGCACGGGCAAGAAAATCTTCCAGGGATAAAACTTCCACCAGGTGACCATCAGCAAAAATCTCACGGTGCTTATTTTGCAGCAAAAAGCTGCGCGCCTTTTCGGAAAAGCCGGTTCCACCAAGAACTACATAAGCCTTGCGATACTCGTCCGAATTTCGAATAATGGAAATAAGGCTTGCTATATCATACAGAAGTTTTTGTTCTACCGTCCCACGAATCTGTTGCCATTTTGCACTGACTATGATTCCACCGGTATCGTCCTGAACGACAAAATCAGCCTGGTAGGCAGATCCAAAAAGTTGATTTCCTACTGTCACATGGGTTTGAAACCGCCCCGAATAGTGTATATCAAGAACCGGCCTGATAACCTGTTCCCAAACGGCCCCTGTTTTGGTTCCTTTCCCGCCCGGTGACAATCTCCCCACCCCCGGTTAACTATAGTTACGGATAACCAGTTCCGCTATCGGTCCCCGCTTATCGGCCCGGCAGTTAATAGCTCTTTTCGCGTAAACCACCTGTATATCATAGTTTTTATAAAGCTCGCGTATGAAAGGCGTATCAGAATTGCTCAACATGACCAGGCAACCCCTCCGGTCCAGTTCCCGAAACACCTCCGCCAGGCGCCGCTGGTCGTCTTCTCCAAATGCATCGGGAGTATAGCTGGTGAAATTGGCTGTTTCCGAAAGCGGATGGTAGGGCGGGTCCAGGTAAACGAAAGCTCCCGGAGCTGTGCAGTCCAGAATCCGGCTGAAGTCGCCGCAGATTATCTCCGCCCTTTTCAAAGCCACGCTTACCAGGCGGAGGTTCGGCTCATCCACTATTTTGGGGTTCTTGTAGCGCCCGAAGGGTACGTTGTGTTGCCCCCGGCTGTTTACACGCCATAACCCGTTATAACCAGTCTTGTTCAGGTAGAGAAATCTTGAGGCCCGCTCCACGGGAGTTAGCTGACCGGGATCAAGGGCACGGATGCGGTAGTAGTATTCCGCAGTATTTTCGTGCCTTCTCAGGTCCTGTAGAAGGGCCTCCAGGTCGTCCCGTACGACCAGGTAGAAATTGATTAACTCATCATTGCTGTCTATTAACACCGCCCTGGGGGGTAACAGGTGGAAGAAAACCGCCCCGCCGCCGACAAAAGGCTCAACGTAGAGGCTGTACTCTCTTTTAGGAAACAACGGTTCGAACTGGGGTATAAGCTGGGATTTCCCCCCTGCCCACTTGACGGGGGGTCTGGGACTTTCTTCCTTTGCCTGTGCATGGTATGTCTCGTACACAACCATCTCCCCCCTGAGTTAACTTATGCGAACAAAAAATTCGCCCTTAAAAGGGCGTCTTCCTGCATCTTATGCGAATTTTTCCAGGATATTTTTCACATAAGGAATCTTATGTGAAATTTTAATTTATCCTCTACAGCCCGTTTTTCTAATGCACAGCATTATATGCATTTACCCGTCCGTAAGCCCAGTAAGTGCCAGTCCCGGCAATGCGGTCGGCAGTGCTTTCGATGCGCTTCCGCACGGCCTGGTTACCGGTACCGTACTTCGAAGCCCAGACCAGCGCGGCCACACCGGAAACATGCGGCGTAGCCATAGAAGTGCCGTCCAGTGCACCGTAACCCGTAACCCCCAGGTAGCTACCGACGACGCTGGGGTGGTTGGGAAGGGTCGAAAAGATATTTACGCCAGGAGCTGCCACAGTGACCCACTTTCCATAGCTTGAAAAAGCGGCCTTCTGGTCGTTAGCGTCCGTGGCAGCCACAGCAATGCAGTTCTTATAGGCCGCAGGGTAAAGCGGTTGTTTGGAGCCTTCGTTTCCCGCTGCCGCCACGAGCACCGCGCCTTTAGACCAGGCGTAGTTGACTGCTTGTTCGAGAAGCCTGGACGGTTGCGTGCCGCCAAGACTCATGTTGATCACCCTGGCTCCGTTGTCAACTGCCCATACAATCCCCTCCGCAATCCAGCTGTAGTAACCGCTCCCCGTGTCGTCCAGAACCTTCACGTTCATCAGGGAAGCGTTGTACGCCGTACCTGCAATACCTTTTTCGTTGTTGCCAACAGCGGCAGCAATCCCGGCCACGTGAGTCCCGTGACCAAAAAAGTCGTCAACTGTCGGACTGATTGTAAAATTTACGTTCCCAACAATCTTACCTGCCATGTCCTCGTGATCCTGGTCAATACCCGTGTCAAGGATGGCAATTTTCACTGACGGACTGCTGGCTGTAACGTCCCAGGCTTCCGGCGCATCAATGTCCGCGTCAGGTTTGCCCCC
This window encodes:
- a CDS encoding DNA adenine methylase encodes the protein MQYYSPLRYPGGKAKLGRFFKLLCEANMLCDGYYIEPYCGGASVALDLLINEYVIKVFINDIDRAIYSFWFSVLNETEILCKKIYDTPVNMDEWKRQRLIYYNQDNVSTIDLGFAAFFLNRTNRSGILNKGGVIGGINQNGKWKIDARYNKVELIKRIERIALYKDRIYLANKDAMDFLSDILPTTPYKTLIYLDPPYFNKGKDLYLNYYNYDDHKRIAEFITKVEDKFWVITYDNVNEIKAFYHNYRQMIYNLNYSANKCYKGQEVVIFSHQISIPESVYDLFA
- a CDS encoding tyrosine-type recombinase/integrase yields the protein MVLDGFIVHLKGRNCSLRTITAYTGALRSFMRWLEDTTGSPFDPAFVTALDVADYRRYLLSRNRKPATINLHLDALSSFFSWAASNGLIPSDPTEGIKRVPEQRGAPRWLTRQELGALMRAVQKYGIPRDRALLAILLHAGLRISEAVSLHVEDVVIRERSGWVTVREGKGGKRREVPLNVTVRRIIQEWLAVHPGGDWLFPGRKEHMTARTAEKVLEKYARLAGVEVTPHQLRHTFCKMLVDAGESLDLVAVLAGHTSLNTTARYTRPGAKDLERAVEKLAWE
- a CDS encoding PD-(D/E)XK nuclease superfamily protein is translated as MSPGGKGTKTGAVWEQVIRPVLDIHYSGRFQTHVTVGNQLFGSAYQADFVVQDDTGGIIVSAKWQQIRGTVEQKLLYDIASLISIIRNSDEYRKAYVVLGGTGFSEKARSFLLQNKHREIFADGHLVEVLSLEDFLARANKGEL
- a CDS encoding DNA adenine methylase — encoded protein: MVVYETYHAQAKEESPRPPVKWAGGKSQLIPQFEPLFPKREYSLYVEPFVGGGAVFFHLLPPRAVLIDSNDELINFYLVVRDDLEALLQDLRRHENTAEYYYRIRALDPGQLTPVERASRFLYLNKTGYNGLWRVNSRGQHNVPFGRYKNPKIVDEPNLRLVSVALKRAEIICGDFSRILDCTAPGAFVYLDPPYHPLSETANFTSYTPDAFGEDDQRRLAEVFRELDRRGCLVMLSNSDTPFIRELYKNYDIQVVYAKRAINCRADKRGPIAELVIRNYS
- a CDS encoding S8 family peptidase, which gives rise to MMCRKIFSVIVSLVFGLTVLGTPLFAAVVPLRNFGGGTAPSRVVVKFKAGTDDAVKRKVHAMHGGRVVREIPALGVQVVEVPAEKAKEKADAYQREGSVEFAEPDCVAKALEIPNDSYFSKQWDMNNTGQTGGKPDADIDAPEAWDVTASSPSVKIAILDTGIDQDHEDMAGKIVGNVNFTISPTVDDFFGHGTHVAGIAAAVGNNEKGIAGTAYNASLMNVKVLDDTGSGYYSWIAEGIVWAVDNGARVINMSLGGTQPSRLLEQAVNYAWSKGAVLVAAAGNEGSKQPLYPAAYKNCIAVAATDANDQKAAFSSYGKWVTVAAPGVNIFSTLPNHPSVVGSYLGVTGYGALDGTSMATPHVSGVAALVWASKYGTGNQAVRKRIESTADRIAGTGTYWAYGRVNAYNAVH